Within the Hypericibacter adhaerens genome, the region CGATCTCGCAGGCGCTGGACGAGGATGCAGGCGAGCGCGTGCGCAGCCTGGCGGCCGTCCGCCGCGCCCGCGAGAAGGAACGCCGCCTGGCCATGGCGGCGGGCGATTCAACAAAGGTCATTCGCGACGTGATCATCCCCGAAACCATCACCGTGCAGGAGCTGGCCAACCGTATGGCCGAGCGCGGCGCCGACGTCATCAAGGCCCTCATGAAGATGGGCATCATGGCGACCATCAACCAGACGCTCGATGCCGACACGGCCGAGCTGGTCGCCGGCGAGTTCGGCCACCGCGTGCGCCGCGTCTCGGCGGCCGACGTCGAGATCGGGGTCGAGGGCCTGGCCGACGAGGCCGAGCATATGGTGCCGCGCTGGCCGGTCGTGACCGTCATGGGCCATGTCGACCACGGCAAGACCTCGCTGCTCGACGCGCTGCGCCAGACCGACGTGGCGGCGCACGAGGCCGGCGGCATCACGCAGCATATCGGCGCCTATCAGGTGACCCGCCCCAACGGGCAGAAGATCACCTTCATCGACACGCCGGGCCATGCCGCCTTCACCGAGATGCGCGCGCGCGGCGCCAACGTCACCGACATCGTGGTGCTGGTGGTCGCGGCCGACGACGGCATCATGGAGCAGACGGTCGAGGCGATTCACCATGCCAAGGCCGCGAAGGTGCCGATCATCGTCGCCATCAACAAGATCGACAAGCCGGAGGCCAATCCCGAACGGGTGCGCCAGGAGCTCCTGAAGCACGAGCTGGTCGTCGAGGAACTGGGCGGCGACGTGCAGACCGTCGAGGTCTCGGCCAAGACCCGCCAGGGCCTCGACAAGCTCGAAGAGGCGATCCTGCTCCAGGCCGAGATCCTGGAGCTCAAGGCCAATCCGGATCGCGCCGCCTCCGGCGCCGTGATCGAGGCCAAGCTCGAGCGCGGCCGCGGCGTCGTGGCGACGCTGCTGGTGCAGCGCGGCACGCTGCGCGTGGGCGACATCCTGGTCGCGGGCGGCGAATGGGGCCGCGTGCGCGCGCTGCTCGACGATCGCGGCGAGCCCATGACCGAGGCCGGCCCCTCGACGCCGGCGGAGATCCTGGGCCTGCAGGCGCCGCCGCTGGCGGGCGACACCTTCGCGGTGGTGGAGACCGAGGCCAAGGCCCGCCAGGTCAGCGAGTACCGCCAGCGCGTCCAGCGCGACAAGGAGGCGGCGACCCGCGTGCGCGGCTCGGCGCAGGACATCTTCGCCAAGATCGCCGAGGGCGAGGCGAAGGAGCTCCCCGTCATCGTCAAGGGCGACGTGCAGGGCTCGATCGAGGCGATCGTCGCCTCGCTGCAGGGCCTGGGCACCAAGGAAGTGGCGGTGCGCGTGCTGCATACCGCGGTCGGCGGCATCAACGAATCCGACATCACGCTGGCGCGCGCGTCCAACGCGATGATCATCGGCTTCAATGTCCGCGCCAACCCGCAGGCGCGCGAGATGGCCAAGCGCGACAAGATCGAGATCCGCTACTACTCGATCATCTACAACGTGGTGGACGACGTGAAGGCGGCGCTCTCGGGCCTGCTGGCGCCGACCATGCGCGAGAGCTTCCTCGGCTACGCCGCGATCCGCGAGGTCTTCAACATCTCGAAGGTCGGCAAGGTCGCGGGCTGCATGGTCACCGAAGGCGTCGTCAAGCGCGGCGCCAAGGTGCGTCTGCTGCGCGACAACGTCGTCATCCACGAGGGCAGCCTGAAGACGCTGAAGCGCTTCAAGGACGAGGTGCGCGAGGTCAAGGAAGGCTTCGAGTGCGGCATGGCCTTCGAGAACTACGACAACATCCAGGTCGGCGACCAGATCGAGTGCTTCGAGATCGAGCAGGTCACGCGCACGCTGGCTTAAGAAGCCGGCGGGCGCGGGCTTGCCCCGCGACCGGACGAGCCTGAAGGGCGTTCTTGGTGAAGGCACATCGCAAATCGCGCGCGGGCTCGGGCCCGAGCCAGCGCCAGCTGCGCGTGGGCGAGGAGATCCGGCATGTGCTGGCCGAGCTCTTCGCCGAGGGGCGGCTGCACGACCCGGCCCTGGCCGAGGCGCGGATCACCGTGACCGAGGTCAAGGTCAGCCCGGACCTGAAGAACGCGACCGCCTTCGTGCTGCCCTTCGGCGGCGGCGATGCCGCCACGCTGGTCCAGGCGCTCAATCACGCGGCCCCTTATCTGCGCGGCGAGATCGCGCGCGAATTGAAGCTGCGCTTCGCCACCCAGATCCGTTTTCTGCCCGACAATTCCTTCGACCGCGCCCAGCGCCTCGAGGCGCTCTTCCGCGAGCCGGACGTGGCGCGCGATCTGACGGCGCCGGCCGACAAGGACCAGGAAGGGGACGACGAGGGCGGGGAGCGCTGAGCCATGGCGCGTCGCCGCAAGGGTCAGCCGATCAGCGGCTGGGTGGTCCTCGACAAGCCGCTGGGCATGACCTCGACCCAGGCCGTGAGCGCGGTGCGCCGCCTGTTCGATGCCAACAAGGCCGGCCATGGCGGTACGCTCGATCCGCTCGCGACCGGCCTCCTGCCGATCGCGCTCGGCGAGGCGACCAAGACCGTTCCCTATGTAATGGACGGCCGGAAGATCTATCGCTTCACCGTGCGCTGGGGCGAGGCGCGCTCGACCGACGACGCCGAGGGCCCGGTCACGGCCACCAGCGACCGCCGGCCCGGCCAGGCCGAGATCGAGGCCGTGCTGCCCCGCTTCCAGGGCGAGATCGATCAGGTGCCGCCCGCCTTCTCGGCCATCAAGGTCGAAGGCGAGCGGGCCTACGACCTGGCCCGGGCCGGGGAAGCGGTCGATCTGGCCCCGCGCCGGGTCTGGATCGAGCGGCTGGAACTGGTGCGGCAGCTTGACGCCGACCATGCCGAGTTCGAGGCCGAGACCGGCAAGGGCGTCTATATGCGTAGTCTTGCCAGGGACTTGGCTCTGGCGCTGGGGACCGTCGGCCATGTCTCGGCCCTGCGGCGGATCGCGGTCGGCCCCTTCACGGAATCCCAGGCGATTTCTCTGGAATCGCTCAAGGCCCTGGGGCATATTCCGCCCGCCTCAGGGCACCTGTTACCGGTCGAGGCGGCGCTGGACGACATCCCGGCCCTCCCCTTGACCGACGCCGAGGCGCTTCGCCTGCGTTCTGGCCAGTCCGTCGGTCTGCTCCGCGCGAGCGACCGCGAACGGCTGGGCGCAATCCGCAGCGGTGACTTGGTCTGCGCCATGGCCGGCGGAAAGCCGGTGGCGTTGGCCCGCTGGGAAGCCGGCGACCTGCGCCCCGTGCGCGTGTTGCATCTCTAAGACGAAAGGAACAGCCACGATGTCGATTACGGCCGAGCGCAAGCAGTCGCTCATCAAGGAATATGCCCGCCAAGAGGGTGATACCGGTTCGCCGGAAGTTCAGGTCGCGGTGCTGAGCGAGCGCATCAAGAACCTGACCGACCATCTGCAGTCCCATGAAAAGGACTTCCA harbors:
- the infB gene encoding translation initiation factor IF-2, with amino-acid sequence MTSSNDTDASKKPLKLSRPKLELKKTVDAGQVRQSFPHGRTKTVAVEVKRKRTYARGNGDKVTEVTTEPELTAPADGHPHGHAPAVAEAPAPATVAHHLTDSERAVRLKVLGEAKRDDELRRQMEQETARQRAEEEARLAAEEAARPKPKPEPEPAAAVESAAAPAAAKAAKPAPASEREAEAKPHRLTAKPAAAAAPMAEEEESDRARRPGAVRHAVPKPAPVARRDEPRRRTGKMTISQALDEDAGERVRSLAAVRRAREKERRLAMAAGDSTKVIRDVIIPETITVQELANRMAERGADVIKALMKMGIMATINQTLDADTAELVAGEFGHRVRRVSAADVEIGVEGLADEAEHMVPRWPVVTVMGHVDHGKTSLLDALRQTDVAAHEAGGITQHIGAYQVTRPNGQKITFIDTPGHAAFTEMRARGANVTDIVVLVVAADDGIMEQTVEAIHHAKAAKVPIIVAINKIDKPEANPERVRQELLKHELVVEELGGDVQTVEVSAKTRQGLDKLEEAILLQAEILELKANPDRAASGAVIEAKLERGRGVVATLLVQRGTLRVGDILVAGGEWGRVRALLDDRGEPMTEAGPSTPAEILGLQAPPLAGDTFAVVETEAKARQVSEYRQRVQRDKEAATRVRGSAQDIFAKIAEGEAKELPVIVKGDVQGSIEAIVASLQGLGTKEVAVRVLHTAVGGINESDITLARASNAMIIGFNVRANPQAREMAKRDKIEIRYYSIIYNVVDDVKAALSGLLAPTMRESFLGYAAIREVFNISKVGKVAGCMVTEGVVKRGAKVRLLRDNVVIHEGSLKTLKRFKDEVREVKEGFECGMAFENYDNIQVGDQIECFEIEQVTRTLA
- the rbfA gene encoding 30S ribosome-binding factor RbfA, which translates into the protein MKAHRKSRAGSGPSQRQLRVGEEIRHVLAELFAEGRLHDPALAEARITVTEVKVSPDLKNATAFVLPFGGGDAATLVQALNHAAPYLRGEIARELKLRFATQIRFLPDNSFDRAQRLEALFREPDVARDLTAPADKDQEGDDEGGER
- the truB gene encoding tRNA pseudouridine(55) synthase TruB gives rise to the protein MARRRKGQPISGWVVLDKPLGMTSTQAVSAVRRLFDANKAGHGGTLDPLATGLLPIALGEATKTVPYVMDGRKIYRFTVRWGEARSTDDAEGPVTATSDRRPGQAEIEAVLPRFQGEIDQVPPAFSAIKVEGERAYDLARAGEAVDLAPRRVWIERLELVRQLDADHAEFEAETGKGVYMRSLARDLALALGTVGHVSALRRIAVGPFTESQAISLESLKALGHIPPASGHLLPVEAALDDIPALPLTDAEALRLRSGQSVGLLRASDRERLGAIRSGDLVCAMAGGKPVALARWEAGDLRPVRVLHL
- the rpsO gene encoding 30S ribosomal protein S15, coding for MSITAERKQSLIKEYARQEGDTGSPEVQVAVLSERIKNLTDHLQSHEKDFHSRRGLLVMVGQRRRLLDYLKRTDDKRYQELVQRLGLRR